One Candidatus Nitrososphaera evergladensis SR1 genomic window carries:
- a CDS encoding prohibitin family protein, with the protein MVEAGTIVAIAIIVIVFGIGGFFAFRRIQRARLLKGRYGGSRTRRTTPDGEPLEDPRSYTAGSSAFRRLPKMIILVVIGLVVLTTMLASSIKLVEAGNRGVLLQFGAVDTNVSLPEGLHIVTPFRDNVLQMDVRTQKTSEVAASASKDLQDVRTEVALNYHLNPDSAQIVYQQLGFGYAERVISPAIQESVKQVTARFNAEELITKRETVKTEIEEQIKQRLAKYNIIVEIISITEFKFSEQFTKAVESKVEAEQRALQASNELRRIQIEAQQAEAKAIGEQKANIAHAEGVRQSNVLQAEGEAQAIQIIDQRLRESPSYLEWLKTQRWDGKLPFVVGGGDGGATPFIQIPTGGEGAGQNATRTQ; encoded by the coding sequence ATGGTCGAAGCAGGAACAATAGTGGCAATTGCAATCATTGTAATCGTGTTTGGAATCGGCGGATTCTTTGCGTTCAGGCGTATACAGCGAGCAAGGTTATTGAAGGGTCGATACGGTGGCAGCAGAACAAGAAGAACAACGCCGGACGGCGAGCCCCTGGAAGACCCACGCTCTTACACCGCTGGTAGTTCTGCCTTCAGGCGACTGCCCAAGATGATCATTTTGGTCGTCATCGGCTTGGTCGTGCTCACAACGATGCTCGCATCAAGCATCAAGCTGGTCGAAGCCGGTAATAGAGGTGTCCTCTTGCAATTTGGCGCTGTTGACACCAACGTATCGCTGCCAGAAGGGCTACACATCGTTACACCTTTCCGTGACAACGTGCTTCAGATGGATGTGAGGACCCAAAAAACAAGCGAAGTTGCAGCGTCTGCATCAAAGGACCTTCAAGATGTCAGGACAGAAGTTGCTCTCAACTACCATTTGAATCCAGATAGTGCCCAAATAGTTTACCAGCAGCTTGGATTTGGCTACGCAGAGAGGGTCATAAGCCCTGCAATACAGGAATCAGTGAAACAGGTCACTGCTAGGTTCAACGCAGAAGAGCTCATTACAAAGAGAGAGACGGTCAAGACAGAGATAGAAGAGCAGATCAAGCAGAGGCTGGCCAAATACAACATTATCGTGGAGATAATATCCATCACAGAATTCAAGTTCTCAGAGCAATTCACAAAGGCAGTCGAGTCAAAAGTCGAGGCTGAGCAGCGCGCCCTTCAGGCGTCAAATGAACTTCGCAGAATCCAGATTGAAGCTCAGCAGGCCGAAGCGAAGGCAATTGGTGAACAAAAGGCCAACATCGCCCATGCGGAGGGTGTAAGGCAGTCCAATGTGCTCCAAGCCGAGGGTGAGGCGCAGGCGATACAGATCATCGACCAGCGATTGAGGGAGAGTCCAAGCTACCTAGAGTGGCTCAAGACGCAAAGGTGGGATGGCAAGCTTCCGTTCGTAGTAGGCGGAGGAGATGGAGGAGCGACACCTTTCATACAAATACCTACAGGTGGGGAAGGAGCAGGACAAAATGCGACGAGAACGCAGTGA
- a CDS encoding cation:proton antiporter, which yields MAVEEASTTFIHVIITIGVLLFAAKIFAELFARFKLPIVLGELTAGIVVGPFALGAIPIFNGEPLVVLDETVKHIGEISAIVILFIAGLEITPREFLRGGAAAFTVGSLGVIVPFFVGFYVFEAFGLPALESMLIATALTATSIAISIQVLTELGRMHSKEARLILGAAIVDDILAIAALSVVTTMVQTGNTTPDIMEIAFLIMKILGLFAALLIGAIFLIPKLLHTEKLWKSKGSIEGVATAAFFGAAGLAAFVGLSPIVGAFAVGMAVASTKVIHQMEEYVDKLQIIFAPLFFAIIGAQVDLRGVNLNVLYFSAILVAVAIVTKLVGTGLPSLLFLNKDKGKAMKVGIGMISRGEVGLIVAGVGVSAGAITSDVYTSVIIMVAATTIITPLWLKAAYKNEPAAVSDTTKVE from the coding sequence TTCATGTAATCATTACGATTGGCGTACTTCTGTTTGCTGCAAAAATCTTTGCGGAACTCTTTGCCAGATTCAAGCTGCCAATAGTTCTTGGCGAGCTTACTGCAGGAATAGTTGTCGGACCTTTCGCACTTGGTGCAATTCCTATTTTCAACGGTGAACCTTTGGTAGTATTGGATGAAACTGTCAAGCACATCGGCGAAATTTCTGCCATCGTAATCCTGTTTATTGCAGGCCTTGAAATTACGCCAAGGGAGTTTCTCAGAGGAGGCGCTGCTGCGTTTACTGTTGGTTCGCTTGGAGTGATTGTACCTTTCTTTGTAGGTTTCTATGTATTCGAAGCATTTGGACTTCCAGCTCTAGAGTCTATGCTGATTGCAACTGCACTTACGGCGACAAGCATTGCGATCTCTATCCAAGTGTTAACAGAACTTGGAAGAATGCATTCAAAAGAAGCCCGTCTTATTTTGGGAGCCGCCATAGTTGATGACATTTTGGCAATCGCAGCCCTATCCGTTGTAACTACAATGGTCCAGACAGGCAACACCACCCCGGACATAATGGAGATAGCATTTCTCATTATGAAAATATTGGGATTGTTTGCAGCGCTCCTCATCGGCGCAATATTTCTCATTCCAAAGCTGCTTCACACAGAGAAACTATGGAAGTCAAAAGGCAGCATCGAAGGCGTAGCCACTGCTGCATTCTTTGGAGCTGCCGGACTAGCAGCATTTGTTGGATTGTCACCCATCGTCGGCGCATTTGCCGTAGGTATGGCAGTTGCAAGCACTAAGGTCATACATCAGATGGAAGAGTATGTCGACAAGCTGCAGATCATTTTTGCACCTCTTTTCTTTGCCATCATAGGCGCTCAAGTGGATTTGAGAGGTGTGAATCTCAATGTACTGTATTTCTCTGCGATACTAGTTGCGGTAGCCATTGTAACTAAACTTGTTGGCACAGGCTTGCCTTCTCTCCTATTCCTTAACAAAGACAAGGGCAAGGCAATGAAAGTTGGAATAGGCATGATTTCTAGAGGAGAAGTAGGATTGATAGTTGCAGGAGTAGGCGTATCTGCAGGAGCCATAACCAGCGATGTGTACACCTCTGTTATCATCATGGTTGCGGCGACTACAATCATAACGCCACTGTGGCTTAAAGCAGCGTACAAAAATGAACCCGCAGCTGTTTCAGATACTACAAAAGTTGAATAA